Genomic window (Polaribacter batillariae):
AAAGCATAACCACTTGCTGTTGCGCTGCTATAATAGCCGTCTGGAATTTGTGAAAACCCAATAGAAACCGTTAAAAAAGCAATTAAAAAAAGTAGTTTTTGTTTCATTATTTTTTGATGAATTTAGAACTATAAATAGTGTTATTTATATTGAATTTTATAAAATATACTCCATTACTTAGAGTAGAAACATCTATCTTATTTTCAGTTTTTTTTACAGTGATTATTTTTTACCTAAATAATTAAATATTGTCATGTTTTTAATGTTAATATTATTTTTATTTTCCATAAATAAAGTTGAATCAGCTGGATTAGGATATAAATAAATTCCATTTTCTAAAAACGATGCTACATTTAAAATTGCACTATGTGTTCCAATGCCATCTACAGTATCTTTTGGTAAAATATCCCATTCGTTATCAAGATCAAAAGCAGTATTTGGTTGTACCACTCCATTTTTTCTTC
Coding sequences:
- a CDS encoding T9SS type A sorting domain-containing protein yields the protein MITVKKTENKIDVSTLSNGVYFIKFNINNTIYSSKFIKK